The sequence below is a genomic window from Leucoraja erinacea ecotype New England chromosome 10, Leri_hhj_1, whole genome shotgun sequence.
gtcctaatTGGACCGTTCTCTTCCCAATGGGAGTAAATCCAATCACAGAGAAAGGTATCAATTAAGGTACTTGAAAAGtaaggttttttttaataatccTGGACACAATGTTTCTATTTCTTTGctttttaccagagccaatagGGAAAAATGAACTGGTTGACATTCATCTCCGATCTTCTTGGATCAGCAACAAATTGCACAAGACTCGAGAAAGATATTTGGACGGAATTCATTTGAGATTTGGTACTGTCCTTGACGCTACAGTTTCTGCCAAACTGCCCAGCCTGATTAAAGATATCAAAACCAGATTCACGAGAAGCATACCAGGATCGCAGGTAAAAGACTTTACAAAAAAGTTCTATTCTGTTATCCATTgagtaaatccccaggacctgatggagctttcaactttagtctttagagatacagatttggaaacgggccctgcgacactttcctgcacactagggacattcaCATTTTTACAGGGTaatgtacctacaaacctgtacgtctttagattgtgggaggaaaccagagcgccaggagaaaacccacgcaggtcacagggtgaacatacaaattctgtacagacagcatctgtagtccggatcaaacccgggtctctggcgctgcgcctcTGTACCGCTCAAAATCTATCCCagattattgagagaggcaagagaggggaTGGTGGTGGTCTTGGCAAAGATCATTGCGTCTTCTTTAGGTCAGGTACAATGTTGTTCCTCCATTTAAGAAGGGAActggagagaatccagggaattctaggccggggatgatggtggaacagcaatggcaggtatttctgggaataatctggaagatgcaggaacatttcattccaaagaggaagaaagatactaaggggagtaagaggcgaccgtggctaacaagggaattgaaggatagtataaaaataaaagaagagacttataacattgcaaagatgagcaggaagccagaggattgggaaacttttaaagatcaacagaaggtaactaaaaaggcaatacgggggaaaaagatgaagtacaaaggtaagctagccaagaatataaaggaggatagtaaaagcttctttaggtaagaggaaaaaaatagttaagccaACTAATTAATTAAGTCCCTTGAatacagaaacgggtgaatttattatgggggacaaggaaatggcagatgagttgaaggggtactttgtttctgtcttcactaaggaagacacaaacaatctcccaaatgTACATGGGGACAGAAGACCTAGGGTaccggaggaactgaaggaaattcacattagtcgggAAATGGTGTttcgtagactgatgggactgaagactaataaatcccctgggcctgatggtctgcatcccagggtacttaagggagTGGCtgaagaaatcatggatgcattgatgaccattttccaatgttctatagattcaggattagttcctgtggattagggggtagctaatgttatcccacttttaaagaaaggagggggagagaaagctgggaattatagaccagttagcctgacattgatggtggggaagatgctggagttgattattaaaaatGTAGACGCGGcacatttgtatagcagtaacaagatcgatcagagtcagcatggatttacgaggggaaaatcatgcttgactaatcttctagaattttttgaggatgtaacaagtaaaatggacaagggagagccagtggatgtagtggacctgtactttcagaaaacctttggtaagggattaatgggtcactttcagaatggcaggcagtgactagtgggagtgccgcaaggctcggtgctgggactgcaccaattgtctatgtatctacagtatgtgAGCCTCAAATCAATGGtagtagggaaactattggagaggattcttcaggattgGATTTTCTCCTGTTTGGAaaaagaatgggttaattagggacactTAGCATAACTTTATGCAGGCAGGTTAACTTGAATGGGTATCATTTGAGaaggtgatgaaggtgatcgaTGAAGGTAGGGCGGTAGATGTTGtcgacatggattttagtaaggcgttTCATAAAGTCCCCCATGGGCCATGGTGGGATGCATGGGTTTCtcagtgacttggtcgtatggattcaaaGCTGGCTGACTGTTAGAAGACAGCGGCTAGTGTTGGAAGGACAATGTTCAGCGTGGAGAGCTGTAGGTAGTGAATTTCCACAGGGTTCTGAGCTGGGACCTCTGGTTTCAGTGACATTTGTATATAAATATGTATATGGTAATGGCATGGTGGCattgcagtagagttgccgccttacaccgTCATacacccggtttcaatcctgactacagatgctgcttgggcgttctctctatgacctgtgtgggatttctccggaatctccagttccctcccacactccaaagacgtacatgtttgtaggttaattggcttggtataattgtaaattgtgccagtGCAggtcagtgttagtgtgcagggatcgctggtcggcacggacttgttgggccaaagggcctgtttccccgctgtatctttaaattaaacgaaactaaactaaaaaaacttggACATAAACGTAGATGGGGTGATTggtgagtttgcagatgacacaaaggttgCTGGGGCTACAGAGTGTGtcaaaggctgtcaaagtatacagcgggttATTGATCAGCTACAGGAATAggaggagaaatggcagatggagtttaatccgaacaagtgtgaggtgttgcactttggcaggttgaatgtaaggggaaaatatacaaataacagcaagacccttaacaccattaatgttcagagggatcttgtggtccaagtcTATGACTCCCTGAAAGTGAGAACacgagtagatagagtggtacagaaggcatatggtatgctttccTTCATAGGTTAGGGCTTGGtgtgggtcaggaagtcatgatgtagtTTTATGAGACTTTggttagttctggtcaccccgttaCAGGAAGGGGTTGGAAGcttaggaaagggtgcagaggagattaaccaGAACAATGCctagattagggggtattagttacaggcagaagttggacagacttggatacttttctctggaacaccaaagGTTGCATGGAGACATGAtggaagtatatataattatatgagaggcattgatatggtagacagtcagaaccttattcccaggatggaaacatcaaataccagaaggcatacgtttaaggtgagagtggcaaattttaaagcagatgtgggtgcctggaacacgttgccgggggtggtggttgaggcagacacaatggcatttaagagacttttgtcgaggcatatggatatgcagggaatggagggatatggattatgtgcaggcagataacagttggtcttggcatcatgtttaataaactaaacagtaaactgtgacaataaactaaactaaactaaaatgttcagcacagacatggtgtactgaaagagcctgttcctgtgctgtacttgttCTATGTTAATGATAAAGTAACAATGATGCACTTGTAGCTGATGAAATAATGATATTTAGAACATTGGGTTGTTCACGTTTGGGTAaacaaatcttccccccccccccccccttctccctcctcttcctcctccctgttCCCCACATAGATTCACACCATTTTCTCCTCttccgtctccccctcccccacccccattcccttccaccttCCACCTGTATTCTTTCACACTTCACACCACCTCTatccttacaatagacaataggtgcaggagtaggcccttcgagccagcaccgccattcaatgtgatcatggctgatcatccccaatcagtaccccgttcctgccttctccccatatcccgactccgctatttttaagatccctatcaagctctctcgataacatccagagaaccggcctccaccgctctctgacgtagataattccacactcacacgtttttcttttcatctctggcctttacccAACCACcaaccaatcaaccaatcaacctccctccccaccacactcaaactgtatccacctatcacttgcgtagaaaggaactgcagatgccggtttacaccaaatgtaggcacaaaatgctggagtaactcaatgggtcaggcagcatttgaacTCTGAAGAGaagtctggacctgaaacatcacctatccctgttctccagggatgctgcctgacctgctgagttactccagcacattctgtTCTTCTTGatgaaccagcgtctgcagttccttgtgtctacttctcccctctcccatcgggcaaaaggtatagaagtgtgaaaacgcacacctccagatgcagggacagtttcttctcagctgtgatcaggcaactgaaccatcctaccacaactagagagcagtcctgaactactatctacctcattggtgaccctcggactatctctatctttgattggaattttctgactttaccttgcactaaacattattcacgttattcccttcatcatgtatctgtacactgtaaatggctcaattgtaatcatgtattgtctttccgctgactggttagcatgcaacaaaagcttttcactatacctcagtacacgtgacgttAAACTAAATGAATCTCAAACGCAAACTCGGTACTTGATACTTAGCTGTAACGTATATGGTGCTCCATCCTGCTACAAGGCTCCATGGAATTCTCATTTGAACCATAGGTTTTACTGAGGGTAAATTAGACACAAACAAAATAACATAGCTCTGAATTTTACTGGTGCATTAAGGATCCGGTTCCAGGAATGGAAAGGTTTAAATTTGAATCTTCATACAATTGCTCGGaactcagagtcatagagtgatagggcgcagaaacaggcccttcattccaacttgcccatgctggccaacatgtcccatctgcactagtcacacatgcctgcgtttggcccatatccttctaaacctgtcctatccatgtacctgcctgaatgtttcttaaacattgcggtagtccctgcctcaactatcagattcaattttaattgtcattgtcagtgtacagtacacagtgtacagatagttctgtacagtgtacagatagttctgtacagtgtacagatagttctgtacagtgtacagatagttcTGTACAGTGTACagaactatctcctccggcagctcgttccatacacctacaatcctttgtgtgaaaaagtttcccctcgggttcctattaaatctttctcccactgtgtacaaaatcattgaaCATAGAAGATAGAATGGTGCACCAcatgaacaggcctttcggcctcaGTTCCTGTGTCAGAAATGATGCCAAATGAAACCAATCTTCTCTGCTTGTACATAATactcattggagcgcaggaggatgagagatgatcctatagaggtgcataaaatcgtgaggtgaatagatagggtgaatgcagcgtTATGGCGacaggagcaagatttaataggaacctgagaggcagctTAGTCACTTAGagagtgggtatgtggaacgagctgccagaggagggagttgtggCAGAACATCATTTAAATGAGACTtgaatgggtacatggataggaaaggtttggagggatatgggcaaaagggactggctgAGGGTGAATCAAAGTTGAGCATCTTCAATGGCAATttagtctctgcctccaccaccacccctggccgtacattccaggcactcaccaccctctgttaaaGAActagccccacacatctccttaaacGTTGCCCTCTCATTCCTAAATCCATGCCATCTAAATGTTTTGAGGTTTCCtctctgggagaaaggttctgactgtctataaaACTGACTATAAAACTCTGGTTCGACCGTGTGAAAGAGACATTATTGTTATGGATGAAGAGTGAATGGAAACAAGATGGGTGTAACTAGGGCTGGACCACTGAGGAAACACAACAGCTGAAACCCCTTCTTCCATTTGTTCCCCAGATCTCATTTTACGCTCCTTGGAATTGTAACACCAGTACTACAGTTTGCTCTGACCTTGTCTCAGCTTCCAAATATGCCGATTATGTACATGTGACCTCATTTGACGTGCAGAAGCATATGTGGACGGATTGCTTTGCAAAGGCAGATGCTCCCTATCACAAGACCCTGACAGGTAAGTGGAATAAGCCAGAAGCAAAACCCTGCAGATGTCACTAATCTGAAACAGAACAGAAAATGGCAGAAAACATTTGCTGGTCAGGTAGCAAATGTGAAAAGAGAAACCAAGGTTGCCATTAAAGAGGCTtaactgactaagatgccccatctaccagAGGTAATGATATTTAGAACATTGGGTTGtccaattttactttggagtcacgtgagtgactacgtgaagaaccccgttcagccgcacgtgcgtcattgcgtcagacgcattggtgcaggcggCTGGTTGGAGCAGCAGAGCTCCTCCAGCGGGTACATTTAAAACACCTCGAGGTAAGTGGAAAACTTAGTCTTGAGGTCGCTTTCTGAGTTGATGGTTGTTGTTTGAGTTCGGCGATGCAAAAAGCAAGTAAGGTGAAGGCGAGGCGACCCATGGCGAAAAGTTTGgaggaccgcgggagtgcggTTAGTGGGTGCTCGCCTAGCTCACCGATTTTGTCGCAAGCAGGGGGCTTGCGACTGCAGACTCGTTGCCTGGGAGCAGCGTTGCTGTGACGGTAGGGCGTTAGGCCACATCCAAGTCtgccaggccctttgacccagaaTCGGGGGTCAATTATTTAGAGCTTCTGGGAGCATTCTATGGGCTTATTGTTTTACCAGGTCAAGTGCATGTGCAGGTTCAAATTGGCAACACTACTGCAGTAGCATATCTGAATCATATGGATGGAGTCAAGTCGAAAGCTTGTGATAGGTTGGCTAATCGGATCTGGAGCTGGTGTATTGACAGAACCATTTTGATTTCAGCAATCTGTTTACCAGGTAGATTCAACATAGTCGCAGACACAAGGTCACgacaattcaatgacaacatagaatggatgttgaaccatgATATATTTGAAAATGTTGTTGCTCGGTTtgggatgccagatatcgatttgttcgcatccagactaaaccacCAGTTACCTAAATATGTtttgtgggaaccagatcctggggcagcagCGGTCGATGCgttctcgctgcattggggtggaatgtttaaATATGTATTTCCTCCATTCTGCCTCGTCAGTCGATGCCTGCAAAAAATCAAGCAGGACTCTGCTTCAGGAGtattggtggtacccgactggcctactcagccatggtaTGCTCATGTTTTGAAGATGGCTACTGAGCCTCACATGATTGTTCCCAAACACAAAACCTACTGGTGAATCCGGTAACTGGCGATCagcatcctttacatgatcgtattgatctgttaatttgcagattctgaggagaccaTACCTGGGGAGAGGACTATCCGAGCGCACCATGGATGTTATCACTGtggcctggagggatagtacccaaaAGCAGTACATCTCTTCAATAAGAAAGTGGGAGGTGTTCTGCTTACGGCAGAATATTACATATCAAACTGCAGGCATCCCAGATGTGCTAGAGTTCTTGTCAATTCTCTATTTCGATCAAAAGTTAAGCTACAGTGCGatcaatacagccagaagtgctctgtcttcATATTTACCCATGGTGTCAGAATTACATTCAGTGAGGACACATCCGTTAGTCCCTAGATTCATGGAGTTTTTAAGTCCAATCCTGCCAAGCCCAGGTATTTGGTTATCTGGAATGTAAGCGAAGTTCTTATGCTGCTTCGCCAGTGGGCTCCTGTGACAATACTATCTCTAGCCAAACTCATCATGAAGTTGGTATCAGCCCAACGTGTGCAGACATCACAGAAGCTGCGGCTAGACAGGATGGAGGTATCGGCAGATGCCATCACTTTTTATGTtacttccggtgggcggcgcggctctggccagcagcggcctctgcagtctgtccgcgttttattattttctgtctgtgttttaatgtagtttttgttattttttgttggggtgtgtgtgtgggggggtgggggtggggggaaactttttaaatctctccctgcactggagacccgaccttttctcgtcgggtttccgttgtcgttggggccgcaacgaggagcggcctccaacaggaagaagccggggactctggtgctacaactcaccgtcgccgtcgcggggctggccgagtccggagcggttggagcggtggaggagcgctgctgctgctgctgctgctgcgctgctgctgctgctgctgctgctgctgccaatgccgctgctgctgctgatgcggaggctgctactgcgggtctgcggacggcggcaccgggagcccgcggatccctggagggagaccgcttttcggggctcctgcaacggcgaattctcctgcccgtgttgcggggttgaagagctcctggagcggggcctgacaccactgccccgcgcggctggaatggccgcgggactttgcaagcgcacaccgggggctccaacaccaagacccggtgtgcgacctcgcaccacccggcgtggcttcaatggccgcgggacaatcgccatcgccagccgggggctttgactttgactctgacatcgggggggggggggagagtgcagtggagagataagtttttttttggccttccatcacagctatgtgatggatgtttatgtaaaatgtaattatgttgtgtctggggtctatttgtgtgtaatgtatggctgcagaaacggcatttcgtttggacctccaggggtccaaatgacaattaaattgactctctctctctctctctcttatgttTATGATCTGCTCAAGCAGAGTAGAATAGGGGCGACAGGGTGTAAGATTATCTTTTCGGCATACCCCAAGGATTCCTGCCTGTGTGTAGTGTCATGTTTGTCCGATTACATTGAGGCTACCAGAACCTTGAGGGGAACAGTCAGCATTGTTCATAAGCCACAAAAAACCGCGCAGTAATGTGTCGGTGCAAACAATCTCAAAGTGGCTAAAGCAGGTTCTGGTAAGCGCTGGGAATGACAC
It includes:
- the LOC129701299 gene encoding di-N-acetylchitobiase-like; translated protein: MFLFLCFLPEPIGKNELVDIHLRSSWISNKLHKTRERYLDGIHLRFGTVLDATVSAKLPSLIKDIKTRFTRSIPGSQISFYAPWNCNTSTTVCSDLVSASKYADYVHVTSFDVQKHMWTDCFAKADAPYHKTLTGISSYIKKGVNSKKIILTVPWFGYDYTCNRFIEVRCCPCLDLPGRCQDSRA